The Allorhodopirellula heiligendammensis nucleotide sequence GGCGCTGCGTGATGAAGGGATTGAAATTGTCACGTCGGTCGATATCAAATCTGTCACCGGGCGATCGGGGCTTCGCGTTGGTATCGATCTCTGTACGCCTGACGGTGATCGAAGAATCAATGCGAGTCACATCCTCGTCGCTGCTGGACGAACGTAAGCGTTCGGCGGGAGGATGAAAATGGGCGTCGGTAGGTTGGCGGTTTTTCTTGAACCCAGGAGGTCAACATGTTGCCGTCTCGTCGTCAGGTTTGGGCTGAGCGATTCAGTCGCTATCAAGCTTGTACGTTCCTGCAAAGAAGATGTGAGAATTCTCTTTGAAGGATGGCATGTCCACACTTTTTTATCCATCCGTCGTAACTTCCGCGACTTCAAACCCGGCGCACGCTTTAGTCGGATGAGCCATTTTAAGGTGCTGCGGACGCCTACCGAGGCGATGGAAAACACGACGCAGTTGTTTCTGGGGATCCGGTTCAATTGCAATCAATGTCACGACCATCCGTTTGAGCGTTGGACCCAAGATCAATACTTCGAAATGGCTGCGTTTTTCGCACACGTCAATCGGAAACGCGATCCGAACTCGGGTGATCGCAAGGTCGGCGGTACCGCGGTTGAACAGGCCACGCCGCTGTTTGAGATTATCGATGACACTGCAACGAGCGAAATCGAACATGCCCGCACGGGTGAATCCGTCGCTCCATCTTTCCCATACAAACTCTCCGGCCTAGAACAGCCCGCCGCAGCTAGTGAAACGCTGACCACGGTGCGAAGCGATGCCACCAGCGACGAGGAAATTCAGAGTACGCGTCGTGAACAACTCGCCGCGTGGATGACAGACCCGCATAACCCCTATTTCGCTCGTAGCTATGTCAATCGCATCTGGGCATACCTTACCGGCGTGGGATTGATTGAACCGATCGATGACATTCGCGCCGGGAACCCCGCGACGAACCCAGAATTACTTGACTACCTCACCGATGAATTCGTACGTTCGGGATTCGATACGCAAGCATTGATTCGTTTGATCTGCCAGTCGAGAACCTATGGGCTGGCGATCGACACGAATCCTCTGAACGAGGACGATCAACAAAACTACTCGCACGCGACGCCGCGGAGGTTACCGGCCGAGGTCATTTTTGACACGGTACATGCACTGACCGGTTCAGTGAGCAAATTGCCCGGCATGCCGCCAGGATCGCGAGCGGCCGCCGCCACGGATGCGGGCGTCACATCACCCGACGGCTTCCTAGCTAATCTGGGACGGCCGGTGCGAGAAACCGCCTGCGAGTGTGAACGAAGCGATGAGTTGCAACTCGGCCCCGTCATGGCGCTAATCAGCGGCCCTACCATTGGGTCCGCAATTAGCGATCCGCAGAATGAATTGGCGGAGATTGTTGCTGAGCATCCCACCGATCAAGCGATTGCTGAGGAGATCTTCATCCGGGCAATTGGGCGTGCGCCCTCGCCCACCGAGGTGGCGGCCTTTACCGATATGACGCAGCAGATCGAGACTGATCATCAACGACTCGCTGCCCGGCTCGCCACCGCCGAGGCCGCGTGGACGGTAGAGTTTGAAACTCGGGAAGCATCACGCCGGGCGATGCTGCAGGATGTAGAAGAGAAAATCACCGCCCGCGAGATGGAAATTGCCGATGAGCAAGTACGCTTGGCTGAGCAGCGAAAAGCGGCAATTTCGCTAGCCACAGAAAACCTCGCTGCTGCGACCGCAGCGATACCAGCGGCCACGGAAGCTTGGATTGCGAAAAATGCGAAAGCGGGCGTGCCCGAGTGGTTTCCGCTCGCGCCGCAAGCCTACTCCGCAAGTGATGATGTTGTGCTCACGGTGCTCCCCGATCGCAGCGTCTTGGCCTCCGGCACAGCTGCGAAAGCCACCTACACACTGGAGTTTGAAACTGAACTCCACCAGATCACTGGTTTCCGAGTCGAAGCCCTTGCTGATGAATCGCTCCCCGGCGGTGGTCCAGGACTACCGCAGAACGGAAATTTTGTCGTCACCGAAATCACCGTCCACGCCAGCAGCGACGAATCGCTACCACCGCCCAAACTACCTGGGGTGAAAATCTCGCGAGGCAACGCCGACTTTCTACAAGCGGGTTTCTCCATCGATCTCGCATTCGACGGCAAAACAGGTAACCAGAACGGTTGGGCGGTCTCGCCGATGCTGTCACGGGATCACTGGTCTACCTTCCAGTTTGCCAGTGCCCTGGCGACCGAGCCCGATTCGAAAACTCGATTACGTTTTGTCATCTCACAAAACCATTCAGCTGCCAACCACCTGTTGGGACGCTTTCGAATCAGCTTGACGACTCATCGGGGCGATATTCCCTTGAGCACGACCGAGGCGCTCGGGATTGCCTCGCTGGCATCGCCCCCGCAACGCACTGAAGCCCAGACGAAACTGTTACTTGACTACGTGCGATCTCAGGACGACGGGCTTCAGATGGCGCAAGCTCAATTGGCGACAGCTAGTAAACCCGTGCCGCCAGACAAGCAGCTTGTCGCCTTACGCGCAACGCAAGAGCGACTTTCCGCCACTACCGGTGTGGACGCCGACTTGCTCACGCTGCGTGAGAACGTCCAACGAAGCGAGTCCCAGAGAAAGCAGGCGAGACTGACCGCTACCCAAGACCTCGTATGGGCACTGATCAATTCGTCCGCATTTCTTTTCAATCATTGACAGAGTTACTTTGCGATGGGGTGCTAGCTTTGGCGCTGACAACTCTGCTCGCTCAATATCGACTTCATTACATTGACCGCTGCATCTATGACGAGCCGAGCCCGCTGATCCGACAACGGCGTTGAGCGTTTCAGACTAAATCGCGATTTCGTGTGAGCTTGCGACCTCGGACACT carries:
- a CDS encoding DUF1553 domain-containing protein, whose product is MSHFKVLRTPTEAMENTTQLFLGIRFNCNQCHDHPFERWTQDQYFEMAAFFAHVNRKRDPNSGDRKVGGTAVEQATPLFEIIDDTATSEIEHARTGESVAPSFPYKLSGLEQPAAASETLTTVRSDATSDEEIQSTRREQLAAWMTDPHNPYFARSYVNRIWAYLTGVGLIEPIDDIRAGNPATNPELLDYLTDEFVRSGFDTQALIRLICQSRTYGLAIDTNPLNEDDQQNYSHATPRRLPAEVIFDTVHALTGSVSKLPGMPPGSRAAAATDAGVTSPDGFLANLGRPVRETACECERSDELQLGPVMALISGPTIGSAISDPQNELAEIVAEHPTDQAIAEEIFIRAIGRAPSPTEVAAFTDMTQQIETDHQRLAARLATAEAAWTVEFETREASRRAMLQDVEEKITAREMEIADEQVRLAEQRKAAISLATENLAAATAAIPAATEAWIAKNAKAGVPEWFPLAPQAYSASDDVVLTVLPDRSVLASGTAAKATYTLEFETELHQITGFRVEALADESLPGGGPGLPQNGNFVVTEITVHASSDESLPPPKLPGVKISRGNADFLQAGFSIDLAFDGKTGNQNGWAVSPMLSRDHWSTFQFASALATEPDSKTRLRFVISQNHSAANHLLGRFRISLTTHRGDIPLSTTEALGIASLASPPQRTEAQTKLLLDYVRSQDDGLQMAQAQLATASKPVPPDKQLVALRATQERLSATTGVDADLLTLRENVQRSESQRKQARLTATQDLVWALINSSAFLFNH